A single Caretta caretta isolate rCarCar2 chromosome 2, rCarCar1.hap1, whole genome shotgun sequence DNA region contains:
- the AKAIN1 gene encoding A-kinase anchor protein inhibitor 1 — MVFAPGEKSGNEQEEVALQNASKQIVQTAILQAVQQVSQESQQQEKKVNSSVSLQLERGELTKKHEKK, encoded by the coding sequence GTGAGAAATCTGGAAATGAACAAGAAGAAGTTGCGTTACAGAATGCCAGCAAACAGATTGTGCAAACTGCCATCCTGCAGgcagttcagcaagtctctcagGAGAGCCAACAACAGGAGAAGAAAGTAAACAGCAGTGTGAGTCTGCAGTTAGAAAGAGGGGAATTAACCAAGAAGCATGAAAAGAAGTAA